Proteins co-encoded in one Gossypium arboreum isolate Shixiya-1 chromosome 11, ASM2569848v2, whole genome shotgun sequence genomic window:
- the LOC108470501 gene encoding serine/threonine-protein kinase SAPK2-like isoform X2, giving the protein MERYEILKDIGSGNFGVAKLVRDKRTGELYAVKYIERGPKIDEHVQREIMNHRSLKHPNIIKFKEVLLTPTHLAIVMEYAAGGELFERICNAGRFGEDEARFFFQQLISGKICHRDLKLENTLLDGSSTPRLKICDFGYSKSSVLHSQPKSTVGTPAYIAPEVLSKKEYDGKIADVWSCGVTLYVMLVGAYPFEDPQDPRNFRKTIQRILSVHYSIPDYVRLSKDCRHLLSRIFVADPEKRITIPEIKQHPWFLKNLPKEFMGGGGGNLEKEEDEQFQSIEEVLSIIQEAREPGEGPKIGSQLLGGSMELDDLDTDADIDDIETSGDFVCALQV; this is encoded by the exons ATGGAGCGTTATGAGATACTGAAAGATATTGGATCAGGGAACTTTGGTGTTGCTAAGCTGGTTAGGGATAAAAGGACTGGTGAGCTTTATGCTGTCAAGTATATTGAAAGAGGCCCCAAG ATTGATGAGCATGTGCAAAGGGAGATTATGAACCATAGGTCTTTGAAGCATCcaaatataataaaattcaaaGAG GTCCTGTTAACACCAACTCATCTTGCCATAGTCATGGAATATGCAGCTGGTGGAGAACTTTTTGAAAGAATATGCAACGCTGGTAGATTTGGTGAAGATGAG GCAAGGTTTTTCTTTCAACAACTGATATCAGGA AAAATTTGTCATAGAGATCTTAAGCTGGAAAACACTCTATTAGATGGAAGCAGTACACCCAGACTAAAAATATGTGACTTCGGCTACTCTAAG TCGAGTGTGTTACATTCCCAGCCCAAATCAACTGTAGGAACCCCAGCCTATATTGCACCAGAGGTCTTGTCCAAAAAAGAATATGATGGGAAG attgcAGATGTTTGGTCATGTGGGGTTACTTTGTATGTCATGCTGGTTGGCGCTTATCCTTTTGAAGACCCTCAAGATCCAAGAAACTTTAGAAAAACAATTCAG CGGATTCTGAGTGTCCACTATTCTATTCCTGATTATGTTCGACTTTCAAAGGATTGCAGACATCTCCTATCCAGGATTTTCGTAGCAGACCCTGAAAAG AGAATAACCATACCAGAAATCAAGCAGCATCCCTGGTTTTTAAAGAACTTGCCAAAGGAATTCATGGGAGGAGGGGGAGGAAACCTggaaaaggaagaagatgaacagtttCAAAGTATTGAAGAAGTGTTGTCTATAATTCAAGAGGCTAGAGAACCTGGTGAGGGTCCAAAAATTGGGAGTCAATTACTTGGTGGTAGTATGGAGCTTGATGACTTAGATACTGATGCAGATATAGATGATATAGAGACGAGTGGTGATTTTGTCTGTGCATTGCAAGTGtga
- the LOC108470501 gene encoding serine/threonine-protein kinase SAPK2-like isoform X1 has protein sequence MERYEILKDIGSGNFGVAKLVRDKRTGELYAVKYIERGPKIDEHVQREIMNHRSLKHPNIIKFKEVLLTPTHLAIVMEYAAGGELFERICNAGRFGEDEARFFFQQLISGVSYCHAMKICHRDLKLENTLLDGSSTPRLKICDFGYSKSSVLHSQPKSTVGTPAYIAPEVLSKKEYDGKIADVWSCGVTLYVMLVGAYPFEDPQDPRNFRKTIQRILSVHYSIPDYVRLSKDCRHLLSRIFVADPEKRITIPEIKQHPWFLKNLPKEFMGGGGGNLEKEEDEQFQSIEEVLSIIQEAREPGEGPKIGSQLLGGSMELDDLDTDADIDDIETSGDFVCALQV, from the exons ATGGAGCGTTATGAGATACTGAAAGATATTGGATCAGGGAACTTTGGTGTTGCTAAGCTGGTTAGGGATAAAAGGACTGGTGAGCTTTATGCTGTCAAGTATATTGAAAGAGGCCCCAAG ATTGATGAGCATGTGCAAAGGGAGATTATGAACCATAGGTCTTTGAAGCATCcaaatataataaaattcaaaGAG GTCCTGTTAACACCAACTCATCTTGCCATAGTCATGGAATATGCAGCTGGTGGAGAACTTTTTGAAAGAATATGCAACGCTGGTAGATTTGGTGAAGATGAG GCAAGGTTTTTCTTTCAACAACTGATATCAGGAGTGAGTTATTGCCATGCAATG AAAATTTGTCATAGAGATCTTAAGCTGGAAAACACTCTATTAGATGGAAGCAGTACACCCAGACTAAAAATATGTGACTTCGGCTACTCTAAG TCGAGTGTGTTACATTCCCAGCCCAAATCAACTGTAGGAACCCCAGCCTATATTGCACCAGAGGTCTTGTCCAAAAAAGAATATGATGGGAAG attgcAGATGTTTGGTCATGTGGGGTTACTTTGTATGTCATGCTGGTTGGCGCTTATCCTTTTGAAGACCCTCAAGATCCAAGAAACTTTAGAAAAACAATTCAG CGGATTCTGAGTGTCCACTATTCTATTCCTGATTATGTTCGACTTTCAAAGGATTGCAGACATCTCCTATCCAGGATTTTCGTAGCAGACCCTGAAAAG AGAATAACCATACCAGAAATCAAGCAGCATCCCTGGTTTTTAAAGAACTTGCCAAAGGAATTCATGGGAGGAGGGGGAGGAAACCTggaaaaggaagaagatgaacagtttCAAAGTATTGAAGAAGTGTTGTCTATAATTCAAGAGGCTAGAGAACCTGGTGAGGGTCCAAAAATTGGGAGTCAATTACTTGGTGGTAGTATGGAGCTTGATGACTTAGATACTGATGCAGATATAGATGATATAGAGACGAGTGGTGATTTTGTCTGTGCATTGCAAGTGtga